In Chelmon rostratus isolate fCheRos1 chromosome 9, fCheRos1.pri, whole genome shotgun sequence, the following proteins share a genomic window:
- the tlx2 gene encoding T-cell leukemia homeobox protein 2 isoform X2, whose protein sequence is MEHTGIEEVNQTHQQQHEPISFGIDQILNSSDQSSGCMLPNRTSDPDYALSSNVYSNGYNSVYNPACSMAAAAGLAGSYNVNMNMNVSMNMNVNVNSGGAGGVIRVPAHRPMPPPPAAAAPHPPPSTHPPGIGPGIPSVPGMGMGNAANFTFPWMESSRRFAKDRLTGEQAEESRVGEATGGPGPAGSLCPLPKGDISRVPVWSTVETLAKCYYPELAHLRDGNGLLADYPFPKGACPAALSPFSVTRRIGHPYQNRTPPKRKKPRTSFSRVQICELEKRFHRQKYLASAERATLAKALKMTDAQVKTWFQNRRTKWRRQTAEEREAERQQANRLMLQLQQEAFQKTLSQPLQPDPLCLHNSSLYALQNLQPWAEDNKLTV, encoded by the exons aTGGAGCACACCGGGATCGAGGAGGTGAACCAGacgcaccagcagcagcatgagccCATCAGCTTCGGGATCGACCAGATCCTCAACAGCTCGGACCAATCCAGCGGCTGCATGCTGCCCAACCGGACCAGCGACCCGGATTACGCGCTGTCCTCCAATGTCTACAGCAACGGGTACAACAGCGTCTACAACCCGGCCTGCTCcatggcggcggcggcgggtCTGGCCGGCTCCTACAACgtcaacatgaacatgaacgTCAGTATGAACATGAACGTTAACGTGAACTCAGGCGGCGCCGGCGGTGTGATCCGGGTGCCCGCGCACAGACCCATGCCGCCTCCGCCCGCCGCTGCTGCGCCGCATCCGCCCCCTTCGACGCATCCGCCGGGCATCGGACCGGGCATCCCCTCGGTGCCCGGGATGGGGATGGGAAATGCGGCAAACTTCACCTTCCCGTGGATGGAGAGCAGTAGGAGGTTTGCCAAGGACAGATTAACAG gggagcaggcagaggagagccGAGTCGGAGAGGCCACAGGGGGGCCGGGGCCCGCCGggtccctctgtcctctccccAAGGGAGACATCAGCAGGGTCCCCGTCTGGAGCACTGTGGAGACATTAGCCAAATGCTATTACCCCGAGCTCGCTCACCTGCGAGACGGCAATGGCCTTCTAGCAGACTATCCTTTCCCAAAGGGGGCTTGCCCAG ccGCCCTCTCGCCCTTCTCTGTGACCCGTCGTATCGGCCACCCTTACCAGAACCGGACGCCGCCCAAGAGGAAAAAGCCTCGCACCTCCTTCAGCCGGGTGCAGATCTGTGAGCTGGAGAAACGTTTTCATCGGCAGAAGTACCTGGCGTCGGCCGAGCGTGCCACCTTGGCCAAGGCCCTGAAGATGACAGACGCACAAGTCAAGACCTGGTTCCAGAACAGACGGACAAAATGGCG gagacagactgcagaggagagagaagctgAGAGGCAGCAGGCCAACCggctgatgctgcagcttcagcaggaAGCTTTCCAGAAGACGTTGAGCCAGCCTCTACAGCCGGACCCGCTCTGCCTGCACAACTCCTCCCTGTACGCCCTGCAGAACCTGCAGCCCTGGGCAGAAGACAATAAG CTGACGGTCTAA
- the tlx2 gene encoding T-cell leukemia homeobox protein 2 isoform X1, with amino-acid sequence MEHTGIEEVNQTHQQQHEPISFGIDQILNSSDQSSGCMLPNRTSDPDYALSSNVYSNGYNSVYNPACSMAAAAGLAGSYNVNMNMNVSMNMNVNVNSGGAGGVIRVPAHRPMPPPPAAAAPHPPPSTHPPGIGPGIPSVPGMGMGNAANFTFPWMESSRRFAKDRLTGEQAEESRVGEATGGPGPAGSLCPLPKGDISRVPVWSTVETLAKCYYPELAHLRDGNGLLADYPFPKGACPAALSPFSVTRRIGHPYQNRTPPKRKKPRTSFSRVQICELEKRFHRQKYLASAERATLAKALKMTDAQVKTWFQNRRTKWRRQTAEEREAERQQANRLMLQLQQEAFQKTLSQPLQPDPLCLHNSSLYALQNLQPWAEDNKVTSVTSVASVV; translated from the exons aTGGAGCACACCGGGATCGAGGAGGTGAACCAGacgcaccagcagcagcatgagccCATCAGCTTCGGGATCGACCAGATCCTCAACAGCTCGGACCAATCCAGCGGCTGCATGCTGCCCAACCGGACCAGCGACCCGGATTACGCGCTGTCCTCCAATGTCTACAGCAACGGGTACAACAGCGTCTACAACCCGGCCTGCTCcatggcggcggcggcgggtCTGGCCGGCTCCTACAACgtcaacatgaacatgaacgTCAGTATGAACATGAACGTTAACGTGAACTCAGGCGGCGCCGGCGGTGTGATCCGGGTGCCCGCGCACAGACCCATGCCGCCTCCGCCCGCCGCTGCTGCGCCGCATCCGCCCCCTTCGACGCATCCGCCGGGCATCGGACCGGGCATCCCCTCGGTGCCCGGGATGGGGATGGGAAATGCGGCAAACTTCACCTTCCCGTGGATGGAGAGCAGTAGGAGGTTTGCCAAGGACAGATTAACAG gggagcaggcagaggagagccGAGTCGGAGAGGCCACAGGGGGGCCGGGGCCCGCCGggtccctctgtcctctccccAAGGGAGACATCAGCAGGGTCCCCGTCTGGAGCACTGTGGAGACATTAGCCAAATGCTATTACCCCGAGCTCGCTCACCTGCGAGACGGCAATGGCCTTCTAGCAGACTATCCTTTCCCAAAGGGGGCTTGCCCAG ccGCCCTCTCGCCCTTCTCTGTGACCCGTCGTATCGGCCACCCTTACCAGAACCGGACGCCGCCCAAGAGGAAAAAGCCTCGCACCTCCTTCAGCCGGGTGCAGATCTGTGAGCTGGAGAAACGTTTTCATCGGCAGAAGTACCTGGCGTCGGCCGAGCGTGCCACCTTGGCCAAGGCCCTGAAGATGACAGACGCACAAGTCAAGACCTGGTTCCAGAACAGACGGACAAAATGGCG gagacagactgcagaggagagagaagctgAGAGGCAGCAGGCCAACCggctgatgctgcagcttcagcaggaAGCTTTCCAGAAGACGTTGAGCCAGCCTCTACAGCCGGACCCGCTCTGCCTGCACAACTCCTCCCTGTACGCCCTGCAGAACCTGCAGCCCTGGGCAGAAGACAATAAGGTGACCTCCGTCACCTCCGTGGCATCTGTAGTgtga
- the tlx2 gene encoding T-cell leukemia homeobox protein 2 isoform X3, which translates to MEHTGIEEVNQTHQQQHEPISFGIDQILNSSDQSSGCMLPNRTSDPDYALSSNVYSNGYNSVYNPACSMAAAAGLAGSYNVNMNMNVSMNMNVNVNSGGAGGVIRVPAHRPMPPPPAAAAPHPPPSTHPPGIGPGIPSVPGMGMGNAANFTFPWMESSRRFAKDRLTAALSPFSVTRRIGHPYQNRTPPKRKKPRTSFSRVQICELEKRFHRQKYLASAERATLAKALKMTDAQVKTWFQNRRTKWRRQTAEEREAERQQANRLMLQLQQEAFQKTLSQPLQPDPLCLHNSSLYALQNLQPWAEDNKVTSVTSVASVV; encoded by the exons aTGGAGCACACCGGGATCGAGGAGGTGAACCAGacgcaccagcagcagcatgagccCATCAGCTTCGGGATCGACCAGATCCTCAACAGCTCGGACCAATCCAGCGGCTGCATGCTGCCCAACCGGACCAGCGACCCGGATTACGCGCTGTCCTCCAATGTCTACAGCAACGGGTACAACAGCGTCTACAACCCGGCCTGCTCcatggcggcggcggcgggtCTGGCCGGCTCCTACAACgtcaacatgaacatgaacgTCAGTATGAACATGAACGTTAACGTGAACTCAGGCGGCGCCGGCGGTGTGATCCGGGTGCCCGCGCACAGACCCATGCCGCCTCCGCCCGCCGCTGCTGCGCCGCATCCGCCCCCTTCGACGCATCCGCCGGGCATCGGACCGGGCATCCCCTCGGTGCCCGGGATGGGGATGGGAAATGCGGCAAACTTCACCTTCCCGTGGATGGAGAGCAGTAGGAGGTTTGCCAAGGACAGATTAACAG ccGCCCTCTCGCCCTTCTCTGTGACCCGTCGTATCGGCCACCCTTACCAGAACCGGACGCCGCCCAAGAGGAAAAAGCCTCGCACCTCCTTCAGCCGGGTGCAGATCTGTGAGCTGGAGAAACGTTTTCATCGGCAGAAGTACCTGGCGTCGGCCGAGCGTGCCACCTTGGCCAAGGCCCTGAAGATGACAGACGCACAAGTCAAGACCTGGTTCCAGAACAGACGGACAAAATGGCG gagacagactgcagaggagagagaagctgAGAGGCAGCAGGCCAACCggctgatgctgcagcttcagcaggaAGCTTTCCAGAAGACGTTGAGCCAGCCTCTACAGCCGGACCCGCTCTGCCTGCACAACTCCTCCCTGTACGCCCTGCAGAACCTGCAGCCCTGGGCAGAAGACAATAAGGTGACCTCCGTCACCTCCGTGGCATCTGTAGTgtga